The Micromonospora sp. M71_S20 genome has a window encoding:
- a CDS encoding Gfo/Idh/MocA family protein, whose translation MTALPPAAAPDRPVRVAVAGLGWAGREIWLPRLAAHPGFEVTAVVDPQPAVRDRARATHHVPSAYADVDDLPAGAVDLVVVAVPNHLHANVAVRLLRRGVPVFLEKPVCLTSAEATLLADAERDGGAVLLAGSAARYRADIRALTGVAGELGPIRHVDVAWVRARGVPDAGGWFTRRDLSGGGALVDLGWHLLDTVLPMLGPTRVTHAIGSVSDDFVNDSAAHAAWRSDAGAGGRAPGDVEDTARGFLLTAEGASVALHACWASHESLDRTTVTVHGAAGSATLRCTFGFSPNREPTPVLTRTRDGETVRLSLPEEPIGAEYDRQLDALPGLLADPTGRGAAVAEAHRTIDIIERIYQSARPTAPERQHALAGHHDR comes from the coding sequence ATGACGGCCCTGCCCCCGGCCGCCGCGCCCGACCGACCGGTGCGGGTCGCGGTGGCCGGTCTCGGGTGGGCCGGGCGGGAGATCTGGCTGCCCCGGCTCGCCGCGCATCCGGGCTTCGAGGTGACCGCCGTGGTCGACCCGCAGCCCGCAGTCCGCGACCGGGCCCGCGCCACCCACCACGTCCCGTCCGCGTACGCCGACGTCGACGACCTGCCGGCCGGGGCGGTCGACCTGGTGGTGGTCGCCGTACCGAACCACCTGCACGCCAACGTCGCCGTCCGGCTGCTGCGCCGGGGCGTACCGGTGTTCCTGGAGAAGCCGGTCTGCCTGACCTCCGCCGAGGCGACGCTGCTGGCCGACGCGGAACGCGACGGCGGCGCGGTGCTGCTGGCCGGCAGCGCCGCCCGCTACCGGGCCGACATCCGGGCCCTGACCGGCGTGGCCGGCGAGCTGGGCCCGATCCGGCACGTCGACGTGGCCTGGGTCCGCGCCCGGGGGGTGCCGGACGCGGGCGGCTGGTTCACCCGGCGCGACCTCTCGGGCGGGGGAGCGCTGGTCGACCTCGGCTGGCACCTGCTCGACACGGTGCTGCCGATGCTCGGCCCGACCCGGGTCACCCACGCCATCGGCAGCGTCTCCGACGACTTCGTCAACGACAGCGCCGCCCACGCCGCCTGGCGCAGCGACGCCGGCGCCGGTGGCCGCGCCCCCGGAGACGTCGAGGACACCGCCCGGGGCTTCCTGCTCACCGCCGAGGGGGCCTCGGTCGCACTGCACGCCTGCTGGGCCTCGCACGAGTCGCTGGACCGCACCACCGTCACCGTGCACGGCGCCGCCGGCTCGGCGACGCTGCGTTGCACGTTCGGCTTCAGCCCCAACCGGGAGCCGACGCCGGTGCTGACCCGTACCCGGGACGGCGAGACCGTGCGGCTGTCGCTGCCCGAGGAGCCGATCGGCGCCGAGTACGACCGCCAGCTCGACGCCCTCCCAGGGTTGCTCGCCGACCCGACCGGCCGGGGCGCGGCCGTGGCCGAGGCCCACCGGACCATCGACATCATCGAGCGGATCTACCAGTCCGCCCGGCCCACCGCGCCGGAGCGGCAGCACGCGTTGGCGGGCCACCACGACCGGTGA
- a CDS encoding pentapeptide repeat-containing protein, whose product MRAGLQVSRAVRGFSRTPPVRQVLAAGLLVVAVVLVAPAWWADVALSAARWVGRFWLVAAMVVLAAAVWGGGRRRRIRTAVGRRPRTPAMPFLVHVVLLLVLAAAVASLVGVLLWHVLGQPVVGAGPDAGSTPGAPAATTWSARDALDAVKIVLTLVGGVGAVVALTAAYRRQRLSEVEAYREETRTLLDRFCKAAELLGARDVAVRTAGVYAFAALANDAPESRQGSIDVLCAYLRQPWGSRPEAPGVGADRQDRDEQGPGTAHPVEDAADPRQERQLRHTVVRLVRDNLHLPDDDPRTWRGHDFDFSGMVLDGGDFSGATFTGDGRVTFADATITGALSFAGATFAGGTVSFDGARFAGGSISFAGATFNGGLVDLSRIDAEHRPPASTLWPVGVRVPAGLRLPAPARDA is encoded by the coding sequence GTGCGTGCAGGGTTGCAGGTGAGCCGGGCGGTGCGGGGATTTTCCCGTACGCCCCCCGTGCGGCAGGTGCTGGCGGCGGGCCTGCTCGTCGTCGCGGTGGTGCTCGTCGCGCCGGCCTGGTGGGCCGACGTGGCGCTCTCGGCCGCTCGCTGGGTCGGCCGGTTCTGGCTGGTGGCGGCCATGGTGGTGCTGGCGGCGGCGGTGTGGGGCGGCGGTCGACGCCGGAGGATCAGGACGGCCGTCGGAAGGCGGCCCCGCACCCCCGCCATGCCGTTCCTCGTGCACGTCGTGCTGCTGCTCGTACTGGCGGCGGCCGTCGCATCGCTGGTCGGGGTGCTGCTGTGGCACGTCCTCGGGCAGCCGGTGGTCGGTGCCGGACCCGACGCGGGGTCGACGCCGGGCGCACCGGCGGCCACGACGTGGAGTGCCCGGGACGCGCTCGACGCGGTGAAGATCGTGCTGACCCTGGTCGGAGGCGTCGGCGCCGTGGTGGCGCTGACGGCGGCCTACCGGCGGCAGCGCCTCAGCGAGGTGGAGGCGTACCGCGAGGAGACGAGGACCCTGCTCGACCGCTTCTGCAAGGCGGCCGAACTGCTCGGGGCGCGGGACGTCGCCGTCCGCACCGCCGGCGTCTACGCCTTCGCGGCCCTCGCCAACGACGCGCCCGAGAGCCGCCAGGGCAGCATCGACGTGCTCTGCGCCTACCTTCGCCAGCCCTGGGGTTCGCGACCGGAGGCTCCCGGCGTGGGCGCTGACCGGCAGGACCGGGACGAGCAGGGCCCCGGCACCGCGCACCCGGTGGAGGACGCCGCGGATCCGAGGCAGGAACGCCAGCTCAGGCACACCGTCGTCCGGCTCGTCCGCGACAACCTCCACCTGCCCGACGACGACCCGCGCACCTGGCGCGGCCACGACTTCGACTTCTCGGGAATGGTCCTGGACGGCGGGGACTTCAGCGGGGCGACCTTCACCGGTGATGGTCGCGTCACCTTCGCCGACGCGACCATCACCGGCGCGCTGTCGTTCGCCGGTGCCACGTTCGCCGGCGGAACCGTCTCGTTCGACGGTGCCCGCTTCGCCGGAGGCAGCATCTCCTTCGCCGGCGCCACCTTCAACGGGGGCTTGGTCGACCTGTCGAGGATCGACGCGGAGCACCGGCCGCCGGCGTCGACACTGTGGCCGGTGGGGGTCCGGGTACCCGCCGGGCTGCGGCTGCCAGCCCCGGCACGCGACGCGTGA
- a CDS encoding DoxX family protein: MHIPILVLTLILAAVFLGTAVPKLTGQAQMRERMDHLGVSPGLTRLLGVLELAAVAGLLLGLLWPPLGIAAAIGLALQMVGAVVYHARAKDPAPMTLTPVIFALAAVALVVLHVLQG; this comes from the coding sequence GTGCACATTCCCATCCTCGTCCTGACCCTCATCCTCGCCGCGGTGTTCCTGGGCACCGCCGTGCCGAAGCTCACCGGGCAGGCGCAGATGCGCGAGCGGATGGACCACCTCGGCGTCTCGCCCGGCCTGACGCGCCTGCTCGGGGTGCTGGAACTCGCCGCGGTCGCCGGGCTGCTGCTCGGTCTGCTCTGGCCGCCGCTGGGCATCGCGGCGGCGATCGGCCTCGCCCTGCAGATGGTGGGCGCGGTGGTCTACCACGCCCGCGCGAAGGACCCGGCCCCGATGACCCTGACGCCGGTGATCTTCGCTCTGGCGGCCGTCGCGCTCGTGGTCCTGCACGTGCTCCAGGGCTGA
- a CDS encoding ROK family protein yields MTGPQRTPGVLGVDVGGTKVALRAEAPGLPAYERTFRWPRGADPVADLAVLAAEVERLREAWGPVGAVGVAMPATTDPAGTVTTWPGRPGWAGLDLAGALRRLFPDAATAVADDGDLAALAEARHAGRDDVVYLGVGTGIGGGVVLAGRSVPGRSSAEIGHMVVALDGERCDCGRRGCLQSIASGPATLRRASAGRGGEVSFDDLRAGLDERRPWAVEAVDASCRALAAAVVSLGELLDPALAIVGGGFAAGLPALVPLVAERARSAGRPGRPAPPVRAAALGALSSLHGAVELARGLTGTPAPARSIPTL; encoded by the coding sequence GTGACCGGTCCACAGCGGACTCCCGGTGTGCTGGGCGTCGACGTCGGCGGCACCAAGGTGGCGCTGCGCGCGGAGGCGCCCGGACTGCCGGCGTACGAGCGGACCTTCCGCTGGCCGCGGGGCGCCGACCCGGTCGCGGACCTGGCCGTGCTGGCGGCCGAGGTGGAGCGGCTGCGCGAGGCGTGGGGACCGGTGGGTGCGGTCGGGGTGGCGATGCCGGCGACCACGGACCCGGCGGGCACCGTCACCACCTGGCCCGGGCGGCCCGGTTGGGCGGGGCTGGACCTCGCCGGCGCGCTGCGCCGCCTCTTCCCCGACGCGGCGACGGCCGTCGCCGACGACGGTGACCTCGCCGCGCTGGCCGAGGCCCGGCACGCCGGCCGCGACGACGTGGTCTATCTGGGCGTCGGCACCGGGATCGGCGGCGGCGTGGTGCTGGCGGGGCGGTCGGTGCCCGGCCGCTCCTCCGCCGAGATCGGTCATATGGTCGTCGCCCTCGACGGCGAGCGCTGCGACTGCGGCCGACGCGGCTGCCTCCAGTCGATCGCGTCCGGCCCGGCCACCCTGCGCCGGGCAAGCGCCGGCCGCGGCGGCGAGGTGAGCTTCGACGACCTGCGGGCGGGGCTCGACGAGCGCCGACCGTGGGCGGTGGAGGCGGTCGACGCGAGCTGCCGGGCGCTGGCGGCGGCGGTGGTCAGCCTCGGCGAGCTGCTGGACCCGGCGCTGGCGATCGTGGGCGGCGGGTTCGCCGCCGGCCTGCCCGCCCTGGTGCCGCTCGTCGCCGAGCGGGCCCGGTCCGCCGGCCGGCCCGGACGGCCGGCGCCACCGGTGCGGGCCGCCGCCCTGGGTGCGCTGTCGTCCCTGCACGGCGCGGTGGAGCTGGCCCGTGGCCTGACCGGCACGCCGGCCCCCGCGCGTTCCATTCCCACCCTCTAG
- a CDS encoding DegT/DnrJ/EryC1/StrS family aminotransferase, producing the protein MSGQPSTVSEFPEWPQFGDEERAGLIRALEQGQWWRMGGSEVDSFEREFGDYHGTPHALAVTNGTHALEVALEVLGVGPGTEVIVPAFTFISSSLAAQRLGAVAVPVDVDLDTYCVDPAAVEAAITPRTKVVMPVHMAGQFADMDALDKLAADAGVAVLQDAAHAHGAQWQGKRAGALGSVAAFSFQNGKLMTAGEGGAVVFPDEELRERAFLVHSCGRPRTDRDYLHGTTGSNYRMGEFTAAVLRAQLSRLDDQIAVREQRWPLLSSLLAEIPGVVPQTTDPRTDRNPHYMAMFRVPGITIERRRAVVDALIARGVPAFVAFRAIYRCEGFWKAGAPDESVEAIAARCPNVEQIHSDCIWLHHRTLLGTEQQMHDIAAVLADVLAG; encoded by the coding sequence ATGAGTGGTCAGCCCTCGACGGTGTCCGAGTTCCCGGAGTGGCCGCAGTTCGGCGACGAGGAGCGCGCCGGACTGATCCGCGCCCTCGAACAGGGCCAGTGGTGGCGGATGGGCGGCAGCGAGGTCGACTCCTTCGAGAGGGAGTTCGGCGACTACCACGGCACGCCGCACGCGCTCGCCGTCACCAACGGCACCCACGCCCTCGAGGTCGCCCTGGAGGTGCTCGGCGTCGGGCCGGGCACCGAGGTGATCGTCCCGGCCTTCACGTTCATCTCGTCCTCGCTGGCCGCGCAGCGCCTCGGCGCGGTCGCCGTGCCGGTCGACGTCGACCTCGACACCTACTGCGTCGACCCGGCCGCCGTCGAGGCCGCGATCACCCCGCGCACCAAGGTCGTCATGCCGGTGCACATGGCCGGCCAGTTCGCCGACATGGACGCGCTGGACAAGCTCGCCGCCGACGCGGGGGTGGCGGTGCTCCAGGACGCGGCCCACGCCCACGGCGCGCAGTGGCAGGGCAAGCGGGCCGGGGCGCTCGGCTCGGTGGCCGCGTTCAGCTTCCAGAACGGCAAGCTGATGACCGCCGGCGAGGGCGGGGCGGTGGTCTTCCCCGACGAGGAACTGCGCGAGCGGGCGTTCCTCGTGCACAGCTGCGGCCGGCCCCGCACCGACCGGGACTACCTGCACGGCACCACGGGCTCGAACTACCGGATGGGCGAGTTCACCGCCGCCGTGCTGCGCGCCCAGCTGTCCCGCCTGGACGACCAGATCGCGGTACGCGAGCAGCGCTGGCCGCTGCTGTCGAGCCTGCTCGCCGAGATCCCCGGCGTGGTTCCGCAGACCACCGACCCGCGTACCGACCGCAACCCGCACTACATGGCGATGTTCCGCGTTCCCGGCATCACCATCGAGCGCCGCCGCGCCGTGGTGGACGCGCTCATCGCCCGGGGCGTCCCGGCGTTCGTGGCGTTCCGGGCGATCTACCGGTGCGAGGGCTTCTGGAAGGCCGGCGCCCCCGACGAGTCGGTCGAGGCGATCGCCGCCCGCTGCCCCAACGTCGAGCAGATCCACTCCGACTGCATCTGGCTGCACCACCGCACGCTGCTCGGCACGGAGCAGCAGATGCACGACATCGCCGCCGTGCTCGCCGACGTCCTCGCCGGATGA
- a CDS encoding amino acid adenylation domain-containing protein yields MSVGFVDGRAPTTGVAGPGADHEALDLMGDLRRPLVWPARAASRLRTLELPGPAGPGPAGLVVLAGLVGVLARYTGQEEVALGLSSGGSVLRVGVADDPAFGELVSRVAAAWTAPVAGAGVMGPVAVALVDGPVAAVGPETVDVDLVVSVASDGSGLRADHAAEGFSADWVRGLLDQTATLVSAGVREPGTPLSGLPLLGTAERERLLAWGRGPVRPVPDEPLHELVLRWARRTPDAVAGVADGEVVTYAELARRSELLARYLRSAGVGVGDVVSLALDRSMRTLVATLAVLRAGAAYTPMDVSWPAERMRMLLADHGARVVLTVGEVAPRIPRPDGVRVVALDDDWAAVEAAEAIELPVVEASRPAFVIYTSGSTGAPKGVVLTHDKLTNFVTWMRDECAVGPDSRMLHCCAPVFDVALGEIYTALTSGARVVVCSRDDLLDARRLTELIAKEETTHAFCPPTNLAAVDPADCPSMSCVTLAGEPVPPRMARRWMAAGARLINAYGPAEAAVACTWFDASEGWGGAYVPIGRPMPNRQIRVVDANLGLVPMGVPGEILITGAGVADSYLNRPDLTAQRFVTDPHGGGIAYRTGDLGRWNASGALEILARMDHQVKVNGIRIELGEIEAVLEQHPDVGTAVVVRREDRGVARLVGYVTGRDGRNPVVTALRAHAAGVLPPYMVPAVIMVLDRFPVGGTGKIDRRALPEPGSQRPDVGVDYVEAATDEERLVAGVFATVLGIDRVGTRDSFFALGGTSLQSAAVAAAVDEAADVVVPVSQIHRTPTPHGLAHWLTTAPRRPMAEPEPPGTGRPGPTGPVPLTLSVGKFVWLPFDLVCPATWWIEGELDLRALMAALGDVHRRHEALHARYRRVDPPVAVVPPNPGKPPLRLLTDATSEQEALDQLAEAVQQPLDYTQGRNWRAALVRERSTGRILFGVGIHHIAFDGWSHGLLVRDLGRAYAARLAGRAPTWDRPAPTLRQFYDEHTRLRAATDLDAQRDYWREQLRGLARQGEGRPQSLLEQTPTWGPRTGHVVAVPPEVLDRWDRAAREHRFSRSTYFAAAYASALRTIHQQDDIALLMIVAQRGSRILDSTFTSRITSNCLRVRFDGPEKNLIRAVQHTADGLMAAQDVSFVEMTTDPVLGMSREVANSLPSFAYQDNLVPPLELPGCRTEEVVDPYAREWSGSCVAEVLPGAAGALLRVTIRTDLVPPPVAEMLAAAMLRFLEAGPGAADEAR; encoded by the coding sequence ATGTCCGTCGGGTTCGTCGATGGTCGGGCCCCGACCACGGGTGTCGCCGGGCCCGGTGCCGACCACGAGGCCCTCGACCTGATGGGTGACCTGCGGCGGCCGCTGGTGTGGCCGGCCCGGGCGGCGTCGCGACTGCGGACGCTGGAACTGCCCGGCCCGGCGGGCCCGGGGCCGGCCGGGCTGGTGGTGCTGGCGGGCCTCGTCGGGGTGCTGGCCCGGTACACCGGCCAGGAGGAGGTGGCCCTCGGCCTGTCCTCGGGTGGATCTGTGCTGCGGGTCGGGGTGGCGGACGATCCGGCGTTCGGTGAGCTGGTGAGCCGGGTGGCTGCGGCGTGGACCGCGCCGGTGGCGGGCGCGGGCGTGATGGGTCCGGTGGCGGTGGCCCTGGTCGACGGCCCGGTGGCCGCCGTGGGCCCCGAGACGGTGGACGTCGACCTGGTGGTGAGCGTGGCCTCGGACGGGTCCGGGCTGCGGGCGGACCACGCGGCGGAGGGCTTCTCCGCGGACTGGGTGCGGGGCCTGCTGGACCAGACGGCCACGCTGGTGTCGGCCGGCGTGCGGGAACCCGGGACCCCGTTGTCCGGGCTGCCGTTGTTGGGCACGGCCGAGCGGGAGCGGCTGCTCGCGTGGGGCCGGGGCCCGGTCCGCCCGGTGCCGGACGAGCCGCTGCACGAACTGGTGTTGCGGTGGGCACGCCGGACGCCGGACGCGGTCGCGGGCGTCGCCGACGGCGAGGTCGTCACGTACGCGGAGCTGGCACGCCGATCGGAGCTGCTGGCCCGCTACCTGCGCTCAGCCGGTGTCGGCGTCGGGGACGTGGTGTCACTGGCGCTGGACCGCAGCATGCGGACCCTCGTCGCCACCCTGGCGGTGCTGCGGGCCGGGGCGGCGTACACGCCGATGGACGTGTCGTGGCCGGCGGAGCGGATGCGGATGCTCCTGGCCGACCACGGCGCACGGGTCGTGCTCACCGTCGGCGAGGTCGCCCCACGCATCCCCCGACCGGACGGCGTACGGGTGGTCGCCCTGGACGACGACTGGGCCGCCGTGGAGGCGGCCGAAGCGATCGAGCTGCCGGTGGTGGAAGCCTCCCGGCCGGCGTTCGTGATCTACACGTCGGGATCGACCGGGGCGCCGAAGGGCGTCGTGCTGACCCACGACAAGCTGACGAACTTCGTCACCTGGATGCGCGACGAGTGCGCGGTCGGCCCGGACAGCCGGATGCTGCACTGCTGCGCACCGGTCTTCGACGTCGCCCTGGGCGAGATCTACACCGCGCTGACCTCCGGCGCCCGCGTCGTGGTCTGCTCCCGTGACGACCTGCTCGACGCCCGCCGGTTGACGGAGCTGATCGCGAAGGAGGAGACCACCCACGCGTTCTGCCCGCCCACGAACCTCGCCGCCGTCGACCCGGCCGACTGCCCGAGCATGTCGTGCGTGACCCTCGCCGGGGAGCCCGTCCCGCCGCGCATGGCCCGCCGGTGGATGGCCGCCGGCGCCCGCCTGATCAACGCGTACGGGCCCGCCGAAGCCGCCGTGGCGTGCACGTGGTTCGACGCGTCGGAGGGCTGGGGCGGCGCGTACGTGCCGATCGGTCGGCCCATGCCCAACCGGCAGATCCGCGTCGTCGACGCCAACCTCGGCCTCGTCCCCATGGGTGTGCCCGGCGAGATCCTCATCACCGGCGCCGGGGTCGCCGACAGCTACCTCAACCGACCCGACCTGACCGCGCAACGGTTCGTCACCGACCCGCACGGCGGCGGGATCGCCTACCGCACCGGCGACCTGGGCCGGTGGAACGCCTCCGGGGCGCTGGAGATCCTCGCCCGGATGGACCACCAGGTCAAGGTCAACGGCATCCGCATCGAACTCGGCGAGATCGAGGCCGTCCTCGAACAGCACCCGGACGTCGGCACGGCCGTGGTCGTCCGCCGCGAGGACCGGGGCGTCGCCCGCCTGGTCGGCTACGTGACCGGCCGCGACGGCCGGAACCCGGTCGTGACCGCGCTGCGGGCGCACGCCGCGGGCGTGCTGCCCCCGTACATGGTCCCCGCCGTGATCATGGTCCTCGACCGGTTCCCCGTCGGCGGCACCGGAAAGATCGACAGACGGGCGCTGCCGGAACCGGGCTCGCAGCGCCCGGACGTCGGCGTGGACTACGTCGAAGCCGCGACGGACGAGGAACGTCTCGTGGCCGGAGTGTTCGCGACCGTCCTCGGTATCGACCGGGTCGGCACGCGCGACAGCTTCTTCGCCCTCGGCGGCACCTCCCTGCAGTCCGCCGCCGTCGCCGCCGCCGTCGACGAGGCAGCCGACGTCGTCGTACCCGTCTCGCAGATCCACCGCACGCCCACACCGCACGGCCTGGCGCACTGGCTCACCACCGCGCCCCGCCGCCCCATGGCCGAACCGGAACCGCCCGGCACCGGCCGCCCCGGCCCGACCGGGCCCGTCCCGCTGACCCTGTCGGTCGGCAAGTTCGTCTGGCTCCCCTTCGACCTGGTCTGCCCGGCCACCTGGTGGATCGAGGGCGAACTGGACCTCCGTGCGCTGATGGCGGCGCTCGGCGACGTGCACCGGCGGCACGAGGCGTTGCACGCCCGCTACCGGCGGGTGGACCCGCCCGTGGCCGTCGTCCCGCCGAACCCGGGCAAGCCCCCACTCCGGCTGCTCACCGACGCCACGAGCGAACAGGAGGCGCTCGACCAGCTCGCCGAGGCGGTGCAGCAGCCGCTGGACTACACCCAGGGCCGCAACTGGCGGGCCGCGCTCGTCCGCGAGAGATCGACCGGACGGATCCTCTTCGGCGTCGGCATCCACCACATCGCCTTCGACGGGTGGTCACACGGGCTGCTCGTCCGCGACCTCGGCCGCGCCTACGCCGCCCGCCTGGCCGGCCGGGCGCCCACGTGGGACCGCCCCGCACCCACGCTGCGCCAGTTTTACGACGAGCACACCCGCCTGCGGGCCGCCACCGACCTCGACGCACAGCGGGACTACTGGCGCGAGCAGTTGCGGGGACTCGCCCGCCAGGGCGAGGGCCGGCCCCAGTCGCTCCTGGAGCAGACCCCGACCTGGGGGCCCAGGACCGGGCACGTCGTCGCCGTCCCTCCCGAGGTGCTGGACCGCTGGGACCGGGCCGCCCGGGAACACCGGTTCAGCCGCTCCACCTACTTCGCCGCCGCGTACGCCTCCGCGCTGCGCACCATCCACCAGCAGGACGACATCGCCCTGCTGATGATCGTCGCCCAGCGCGGCAGCCGGATCCTCGACTCCACCTTCACGAGCAGGATCACCTCCAACTGCCTCCGGGTCCGGTTCGACGGGCCGGAGAAGAACCTGATCCGAGCGGTCCAGCACACCGCGGACGGGCTGATGGCCGCCCAGGACGTCTCCTTCGTGGAGATGACCACCGACCCGGTCCTCGGCATGTCCCGCGAGGTGGCGAACAGCCTGCCCTCCTTCGCCTACCAGGACAACCTCGTCCCTCCGCTGGAACTGCCCGGCTGCCGGACCGAGGAGGTCGTCGACCCGTACGCCCGGGAGTGGTCGGGTTCCTGCGTCGCCGAGGTGCTTCCCGGTGCCGCGGGCGCCCTCCTGCGCGTCACCATCCGCACCGACCTGGTCCCGCCCCCCGTCGCCGAGATGCTGGCCGCCGCCATGCTGCGCTTCCTGGAAGCCGGACCCGGGGCCGCCGACGAGGCGCGCTGA
- a CDS encoding NADPH-dependent FMN reductase gives MVRIGVIVGSTRPGRKADAVARWVTEVAAKRGDATVELVDIADYDLPHFDEVLPPSMAPSRRPAVRRWASTVAGFDGFVFVTPEYNHSIPGALKDAVDFLFQEWQHASAGLVSYGVHGGTRAAEHLRLVLGQLGVADVRSQVALSLTTDFVNFRDFRPAAHHEQALGTMLDEVVAWAGALRTLRRS, from the coding sequence ATGGTCAGGATCGGTGTCATCGTCGGCAGCACGCGGCCCGGGCGCAAGGCCGACGCCGTGGCCCGCTGGGTGACCGAGGTCGCCGCCAAGCGGGGCGACGCCACGGTCGAGCTGGTCGACATCGCCGACTACGACCTGCCGCACTTCGACGAGGTGCTGCCGCCGTCGATGGCGCCGTCGAGGCGCCCCGCCGTACGCCGCTGGGCGTCGACCGTCGCCGGGTTCGACGGGTTCGTCTTCGTCACCCCGGAGTACAACCACTCGATCCCGGGCGCGCTGAAGGACGCCGTCGACTTCCTGTTCCAGGAGTGGCAGCACGCGTCCGCCGGCCTGGTCAGCTATGGCGTGCACGGCGGCACCCGGGCGGCGGAGCACCTGCGGCTGGTGCTCGGGCAGCTCGGCGTGGCCGACGTCCGGTCCCAGGTCGCGCTCTCGCTGACGACGGACTTCGTCAACTTCCGCGACTTCCGGCCGGCGGCGCACCACGAGCAGGCCCTCGGCACCATGCTCGACGAGGTGGTCGCCTGGGCCGGCGCGCTGCGGACGCTCCGCCGGAGCTGA
- a CDS encoding type II 3-dehydroquinate dehydratase, whose amino-acid sequence MSSVLLLNGPNLGILGRREPEIYGTDTLDDIERAVGEEIAGRGWRVVAEQHDCEGALIRAIQGNYDTVGAIVNPGALMIAGWSLRDALANYPRPFVEVHLSNVWARESFRHDSVIAPLASGVIVGLGSLGYRLAARALVATVR is encoded by the coding sequence GTGTCGAGCGTGCTGCTGCTGAACGGCCCGAACCTGGGCATCCTCGGCCGACGGGAGCCGGAGATCTACGGCACCGACACCCTGGACGACATCGAACGCGCGGTCGGCGAGGAGATCGCGGGGCGGGGCTGGCGGGTGGTGGCCGAGCAGCACGACTGCGAGGGCGCCCTGATCCGCGCCATCCAGGGCAACTACGACACCGTGGGCGCCATCGTCAACCCGGGCGCCCTGATGATCGCGGGTTGGAGCCTGCGCGACGCGCTGGCCAACTATCCCCGGCCCTTCGTCGAGGTGCACCTGTCCAACGTTTGGGCCAGGGAGAGCTTCCGGCACGACTCGGTGATCGCCCCGCTGGCCAGCGGCGTCATCGTCGGGCTCGGGTCGCTGGGCTACCGCCTGGCCGCCCGCGCCCTCGTCGCGACCGTCCGGTGA
- a CDS encoding DinB family protein, whose protein sequence is MTDVPVAPLVRSRPPEDGDERETLSGLLDFLRASVVNKVAGLTDEQAFGRSVPASALTPAGLVKHLTGVERYWFSIDFAGHELPPPWTDDEPGAFALGPEDSLAEIVEAYQAECARSSAVVAGAALEDRARAAGVSFTLRYALAHMIQETARHCGHLDLLRESIDGQAGE, encoded by the coding sequence ATGACCGATGTTCCCGTCGCGCCCCTGGTCCGCAGCCGCCCTCCCGAGGACGGCGACGAACGCGAGACCCTGTCCGGCCTGCTCGACTTCCTGCGTGCCTCGGTGGTGAACAAGGTCGCCGGGCTCACCGACGAGCAGGCCTTCGGTCGATCCGTGCCCGCGTCCGCGCTCACGCCCGCGGGGCTGGTCAAGCACCTCACGGGGGTGGAGCGGTACTGGTTCAGCATCGACTTCGCCGGTCACGAGCTGCCCCCACCGTGGACCGACGACGAGCCCGGCGCGTTCGCTCTCGGCCCGGAGGACTCGCTGGCGGAAATCGTCGAGGCCTACCAGGCCGAGTGCGCGCGGTCCTCGGCCGTCGTGGCGGGCGCGGCGCTCGAGGATCGCGCCCGGGCCGCCGGGGTCTCCTTCACCCTGCGATACGCGCTCGCGCACATGATCCAGGAGACCGCGCGTCACTGCGGCCACCTGGACCTGCTGCGCGAGAGCATCGACGGGCAGGCCGGCGAGTAG
- a CDS encoding HAD-IA family hydrolase — MSHPSSTVEVTPPSPGRGPIRAVVFDLDGVIVDSSAVMREAFSIAYAEVVGDGPAPFEEYNRHMGRYFPDIMRLMGLPLEMEEPFVRESYRMAHLVPLFPGVRETLETLHSRGIRMAIATGKAGPRARSLLDQLGVLGLFGQVIGSDEVARPKPAPDIVLQALGHLDVPPHQAMMVGDAVIDLLSGRDAGATAVATTWHGGDVAALLAAGPDLVLHTPTDLLAHCPAALVH, encoded by the coding sequence ATGAGCCATCCGTCCTCCACCGTCGAGGTGACCCCGCCGTCGCCGGGCCGCGGCCCGATCCGCGCGGTCGTGTTCGACCTCGACGGCGTCATCGTCGACAGCTCGGCCGTCATGCGGGAGGCGTTCAGCATCGCGTACGCCGAGGTGGTGGGCGACGGGCCGGCGCCGTTCGAGGAGTACAACCGGCACATGGGCCGGTACTTCCCGGACATCATGCGGCTGATGGGGCTGCCGCTGGAGATGGAGGAGCCGTTCGTCCGGGAGAGCTACCGGATGGCACACCTGGTGCCGCTCTTCCCCGGCGTGCGGGAGACCCTGGAGACGCTGCACTCCCGGGGGATCCGGATGGCGATCGCCACCGGCAAGGCCGGCCCCCGGGCCCGTTCGCTGCTCGACCAGCTCGGCGTGCTGGGCCTCTTCGGCCAGGTGATCGGCTCCGACGAGGTGGCCCGCCCGAAGCCCGCCCCGGACATCGTGCTCCAGGCGCTCGGCCACCTCGACGTGCCGCCGCACCAGGCGATGATGGTCGGCGACGCGGTCATCGACCTGCTCAGCGGCCGGGACGCCGGGGCGACCGCCGTCGCGACCACCTGGCACGGCGGGGACGTGGCCGCGCTGCTCGCCGCCGGCCCGGACCTGGTCCTCCACACCCCGACGGACCTGCTCGCGCACTGCCCCGCAGCCCTCGTCCACTGA